In Rutidosis leptorrhynchoides isolate AG116_Rl617_1_P2 chromosome 2, CSIRO_AGI_Rlap_v1, whole genome shotgun sequence, one genomic interval encodes:
- the LOC139888793 gene encoding B3 domain-containing protein At1g16640-like — protein sequence MAGKQITGMLNCEEYPQFFKIYMPDHCSAQLSIPPAFIKYFEGIIPLKVILVTCGKMSWEVDMDKIDDNVFLKSGWEKFVQDNSLQLGDFLLFYYNGGSKIFVTISGKNNCLKEVKLANNKREQQPKYIQEIDTNNTGEEQKRADAQESKLSFSVKIPSSYMRLGFLHTPRDFYAEVKELREKARLQHSGRTWDVKVVKYGERIRFDGWKDFANDNCLAVGDTCCFKMIDIKPDFYLLDVSFLREL from the exons atggcgggaAAACAGATTACTGGAATGTTAAATTGTGAAGAATATCCACAGTTCTTCAAGATCTATATGCCTGATCATTGCTCTGCTCAACTG AGTATACCACCAGCATTTATTAAGTATTTTGAAGGTATTATACCATTGAAGGTTATTCTTGTTACTTGTGGAAAAATGTCATGGGAGGTGGATATGGACAAGATTGATGATAATGTTTTTCTTAAAAGTGGATGGGAGAAATTTGTGCAAGATAATTCACTACAGTTGGGTGATTTCTTATTATTTTACTATAACGGTGGATCGAAAATCTTTGTTACAATTTCTGGGAAAAATAACTGTCTTAAAGAGGTTAAGCTTGCAAATAACAAGAGAGAACAGCAACCAAAATACATTCAGGAGATTGATACTAATAATACGG GTGAAGAACAAAAGAGAGCTGATGCTCAAGAAAGTAAATTGTCATTTAGTGTAAAGATACCGTCGAGTTATATGAGATTGGGATTTCTG CACACACCAAGGGATTTTTATGCTGAAGTGAAAGAATTGAGAGAAAAGGCTAGGCTTCAACATTCAGGACGAACATGGGATGTAAAGGTGGTTAAATACGGTGAAAGAATACGGTTTGATGGATGGAAAGATTTTGCAAATGACAATTGCTTGGCAGTTGGAGATACTTGCTGTTTTAAGATGATTGACATTAAGCCTGATTTCTATTTGCTCGATGTATCGTTTCTCAGGGAATTATAG